CGTCCCAGACGTCGACGATCGCGAAGATTCGAGCCGCGAGCGGGATCTGTTCGCCCCGCAACCCCCGAGGATACCCGCTCCCATCCCACTTCTCGTGATGGCAATACGGGATGTCGAGGGCGGGACGAAGGTAGGCGATCGGCGATAGCAGCGTGTACGCGCGCACTGGATGCTGCCGCATGAGCTGCTCCTCATCGCTCGCAAGCGATCCCGGTTTGCGCAGGATGTGGTCCGGAATCGCGATCTTGCCGATATCGTGCAGCAGCGCGCCACGACGCATGTGCACGAGCTCCGCTTCACCGACCCCCAGGGCACGCCCCAGCCGCACCGCCATCTCCGTCACGCGCCGCGAGTGCCCCTCGGTCGCCTGGTCCCGCAAGTCGAGGGCCTGAGCCCAGCCCTCCAGCGTTGTATCGTACGCAAGGGTCAACTCGACGTTCGCCCGTTGCACGTCGGCGAAGAGGCTCGCGTTGTCGATGGCGATTGCCGCCTGCACCGCCAGGGCGTCCAGAAACTCCAGCCACTCGTTGTCGCGCGCGGCCGGGCGCCGTTGGAAGACCTCCAGGACCCCCCGGACCTGCCCCTTGGCAATCAGCGGGGCCGCGCAGTAGGCGACAAACTGCTCCTCGGGAAGGAGCGGGGAGCGGGCAAGCTGGCCGGGATAGCCTACGAGATTGGGGACGTCGATGATGCGCCGCTCGAGCGCCGCCCGGCCCGCATAGCACTCCCCCAGCCGCAGGCGCGTGTAGCGGAGAGCTAGGGTCAGAAAGCCGCGCTCGGCGGCGAAGGAAAGTTCCTGGGTATGGGGATTGAGCAGGAGAATGTCCGCCGCATCCACTCGAAGCCCGCCCAGCGCCTGCTCGAGGACCACGCCCAGCGCGCGAGTAAGCTCGACGCCCCCGGTGATGGCCATGTCGATGGTGTGCAGCGCGCCCAGGCGCTGGAGCTGGCGGTCGATTTTCTCCTGCGCGCGCTTGCGCTCGGTGACGTCGAGTCCCACGCTGATGACGCCCACGATGCGACCCGTCTGATCGCGCAGGGGCTCGGCCCGGCCCTGGAAGGTCAGGGCCCGCCAGTTGAACTCGTAGGCCACAGAGTCGCCACCCAACGCCCGCCGGTGGCTCGCCACGAGGGAAGAGCCCGGAACCGTCATCTGGAAGTACGCTTGCAGCGCCATACCGAGAGGCCGGCTGTCCGTACCGTCCGCGCGGCCCGACGCGCCACCCTCGAACGACGTGAACCGCAGCTCCGCGTCGGTCGTCCACAGAAGTAGCGGCGCCTGCTCGACCACTAGCCGCAGCCGCCTGTCTCGGTCGCGCAGCTCTTCCTCTACTCGATCGCGCTCCCGCCGGACGATGGCCTCGCGCAGCTCCCGCTCGACGGCCGCGGGCAGCCGCGTCAGGTTGCCCTTCAGGAGGTAGTCGTGGGCGCCCCCCTTCATCGCCTGGACGGCGGTGTCTTCGCCGATCGTGCCCGAGACGATAACGAACGGGAGGTCGAGGCCGCTCTGACGGAGTACTTCCAGCGCGCCCCAGGCGTCGAATTGCGGCATCGAGAAGTCGCAGACGATCAGGTCCCATACTTGCGCGCGGAGCGCGGTGGCCATCGCGGGGGCGGTGTCGACGCGCTCCCAGTTCAGGATATAGCCCGCCTGGCGCAGCTGCCGTACCACGAGCGCGGCGTCGTCCTCCGAGTCTTCGACGAACAGTACTTGGAGGGGCCCACCCACCACCGCTACGGGCGCCACTGCGGTGCGCCGCGGGGAACTGGCCCCGGGCCTTGCTTCTGTCACAACGGTGGGGCCTCGTTGAGGACGAGCCAGTATACGCCGAGCTGTCGTACCGCCTCGGCGAACTGGGCGAAGTCGACGGGCTTCCGGATGTAGCTGTTGGCTCCGAGCGAGTAGCCGTTCAGGAGGTCCTGTTCCTCTCGTGAGGACGTCAGGATGACCACAGGGAGCAGCCGCGTCCGATCGTCCATGCGCACCCGACGAAGTATCTCGAGCCCGTCCGCCTTCGGCAACTTGAGGTCGAGCAGTACGACCGCCGGGGGATCATTGCGGCTCCGCGTCGCGTAGGCACCTGTGCCGAACAGGTAGTCGAGCG
This region of bacterium genomic DNA includes:
- a CDS encoding response regulator; protein product: MGTKTILLVEDNPDDVALTLRAFKSYHIANEVVVAQDGTEALDYLFGTGAYATRSRNDPPAVVLLDLKLPKADGLEILRRVRMDDRTRLLPVVILTSSREEQDLLNGYSLGANSYIRKPVDFAQFAEAVRQLGVYWLVLNEAPPL
- a CDS encoding HD domain-containing phosphohydrolase — its product is MAPVAVVGGPLQVLFVEDSEDDAALVVRQLRQAGYILNWERVDTAPAMATALRAQVWDLIVCDFSMPQFDAWGALEVLRQSGLDLPFVIVSGTIGEDTAVQAMKGGAHDYLLKGNLTRLPAAVERELREAIVRRERDRVEEELRDRDRRLRLVVEQAPLLLWTTDAELRFTSFEGGASGRADGTDSRPLGMALQAYFQMTVPGSSLVASHRRALGGDSVAYEFNWRALTFQGRAEPLRDQTGRIVGVISVGLDVTERKRAQEKIDRQLQRLGALHTIDMAITGGVELTRALGVVLEQALGGLRVDAADILLLNPHTQELSFAAERGFLTLALRYTRLRLGECYAGRAALERRIIDVPNLVGYPGQLARSPLLPEEQFVAYCAAPLIAKGQVRGVLEVFQRRPAARDNEWLEFLDALAVQAAIAIDNASLFADVQRANVELTLAYDTTLEGWAQALDLRDQATEGHSRRVTEMAVRLGRALGVGEAELVHMRRGALLHDIGKIAIPDHILRKPGSLASDEEQLMRQHPVRAYTLLSPIAYLRPALDIPYCHHEKWDGSGYPRGLRGEQIPLAARIFAIVDVWDALRSDRPYRPAWGRDRALAHIREQAGSHFDPRVVEVFLEIADVFDKLLPSGPTRP